The following coding sequences lie in one Pseudomonas syringae CC1557 genomic window:
- the nirD gene encoding nitrite reductase small subunit NirD, whose amino-acid sequence MNSSKTALAEENTPSALHLQWHTLCERKDLVANSGVVAWLTGKQIALFYLPDTPEGKHLFAIDNRDPKSGANVIGRGLLGQIGGELVIASPLYKQHFRLHDGSCIEYPEQRLEVWPVRLNGEQVEIAV is encoded by the coding sequence ATGAACTCGTCCAAGACAGCATTAGCGGAAGAAAACACACCCTCAGCGCTGCACTTGCAGTGGCATACGCTGTGTGAACGCAAGGACCTGGTCGCCAATTCCGGCGTGGTGGCCTGGCTGACTGGCAAGCAGATCGCGCTGTTCTATCTGCCTGATACCCCAGAGGGCAAACACCTGTTTGCCATCGACAACCGGGACCCGAAATCCGGAGCGAATGTGATCGGACGCGGCCTGCTGGGTCAGATCGGTGGTGAACTGGTCATCGCATCGCCGTTGTACAAGCAGCACTTCCGTCTGCACGACGGCAGTTGCATCGAGTACCCGGAACAGCGCCTGGAAGTCTGGCCGGTGCGCCTGAACGGAGAACAGGTGGAGATCGCGGTCTAG